The DNA region ACGAGCGGCCTGTGCCGCGGGCCGCCCACTCGAGGAGGGACCCTTCGATGGGCGAGAAGGTCGTGGCGGGCGCCTTTGACCTGTCCGATCCGCAGACGTACCGCAAGAAGCTCACCCAGTGCCTGGAGGGACTGGAGAGGCTCCTGTCGGAGGGGAGGTTCGACCGGCCGAGAAACCTCATGGGCCTGGAGATCGAGCTGAATCTCGCGGGCTCGGACGGCATGCCGAGGATGCGGAATGCGGAGGTGCTCCGGCGCATCGCCAGCCGGGATTTCCAAACGGAACTGGGGATGTTCAACCTGGAAGTGAATATTCTTCCGCACCGGCTGAGCGGGCGGGTATTCGATCAGCTCGCCGAGGAGCTCCGGACGGGGCTCGCATATGCCCACCGCAAGGCGGCGGAAGTGGACGCGGGCATCATGATGATCGGTATCCTGCCGACGCTCGGCAGCGATGACGTGGTCTCGGCGAACCTCTCGGACGTGGACCGGTACACCCTGCTCAATGACCAAATGGCGGCAGCGCGTGGCGAGGATTTCCTCCTCGACATCGAAGGTGTGGAGCGACTGGTCCGTACCTCTGCCTCCATTGCGCCGGAATCGGCCTGCACCTCGGTGCAATTGCACCTCCAGGTGACGCCTGCCCGCTTCGCGGACGTGTGGAACGCGGCCCAGGCCATCGCACCGGTACAGATCGCCCTCGGGGCCAACTCCCCCTTCCTGTTCGGCAAGGAGCTGTGGCGCGAGTCGCGGCCCCCGCTGTTCCAGCAGGCCACCGACGTACGGCCGCCGGAACTCGCGAACCAGGGGGTGCGGCCCAGGACATGGTTCGGCGAGCGCTGGATCGACTCCGCGTACGAGCTCTTCGAGGAGAACGTGCGGTACTTCCCGCCCCTGCTGCCGATCTGTGACGACGAGGACCCGCTGCGGGTGCTCGACGAGGGGGGTGCGCCGACGCTCGCCGAACTCGTCCTGCACAACGGGACGGTCTACCGGTGGAACCGGCCGGTGTACGGGCTGTCCGGAGGCGTTCCCCACCTCAGGGTGGAGAACCGGGTGCTGCCCGCCGGGCCCACGGTCACGGACGTCATCGCGAACGCGGCGTTCTACTACGGCCTGGTGCGCGCGCTGGCCGACGAGTCCCGGCCCGTCTGGACCAGACTGCCCTTCGAGGCGGCCGCCGAGAACTTCGACACCGCCTGCCGCCACGGCATCGACGCCGAGCTGCTCTGGCCGCGGCCGGGCCGCTCAGGAGGCGTGGCGAAGGTGCCCGCCGTCAAGCTGGTGCGGGACGAGCTGCTGCCGCTCGCCGCCGCCGGGCTCGACGCATGGAACATCGAGCCCGCCGACCGGGACCTGTACCTCGGTGTCATCGAGGAGCGCTGCCGCCTCCGTGTGAACGGCGCCTCCTGGCAGGTCGACACGTACCACCGCGCCCTGGACGCCGGCCTCGAACGGGAGGGTGCGCTGGCCGCCACCACCCGGCGGTACGGCGAGCTGATGCAGGCGGGTGAGCCGGTGCACACCTGGCCGGTCGGTTTCCCCGCCCCCTGAGCGGGTCCTGCGGTCCGCTCCGGGCCCGCAGGACCGCCCGCCCCGTTCCCGGCCTCCCCGCGGGGAGGCCGGATGCCGGTGTCCCTGTGCTCTCGTGCCGTCGGGCAAGCTAAGACGCACGGCTGGAGGCAGGAGTACAGGTGGAGGCGGGACGCGTGGCTGAATCCATTCCCCACGAGGGGGTGTCCCGGCGGATCCTGCGCACGGAGATGCTCCTGGTGCTGGCCCTCTCGCTGGGGGCCAGTGGGGTGTCCGCCCTCATCAGTTTCATCGGCTCGCTGACGAAACCGGGGGGCCTGAAGGACCAGGCCGCGACTCTGAACGGCTCGTACGCCCCCGGACGGCCGTGGCTGGACCTCGCCTGGCAGCTGTTCGGCATCGCCACGGCCCTGGTGCCGGTGGCGCTGGTCGCCCACCTGCTCGTCCGGGAAGGAGCCGGGCTGCGGAGCCTGGGGGCCGACCGGAGCAGGCCATGGCCGGACCTCGGCCGTGGGGCCCTGGTCGCCGCGGGGATCGGAAGTGCGGGTCTGGCGTTCTATCTGGCGGCGCGGGCCGGCGGTTTCAACCTGACGGTGGTGCCGGAGTCCCTCCCCGAGGTGTGGTGGAAGTTCCCGGTACTGATCCTCTCCGCGCTGCAGAACGCCGTACTGGAGGAAGTGATCGTCGTCGGCTACCTGGTGCGGCGGCTGGGGCAGCTGGGATGGACCCCCATGGCGGCCCTGGTCGCCAGCTCCGTGCTCCGGGGCTCGTACCACCTGTACCAGGGGATCGGCGGCTTCATCGGAAACGTGGTCATGGGCGTCGTCTTCGTGCTGCTGTACCGGCGCTGGGGGCGCGTGGGACCGCTGATCGTCGCGCACGCCCTGCTCGACATCGGAGCTTTCGTCGGATACGCGTTGCTCGCGGGTGAAGTGAGCTGGCTGCCCACACCGTGAGGCGAGGGCAGGCTCCAGCCGCTCTCAGAGCCCGGGCAGCAGTTCCCCGTCCACGACCGTGACGGCGGATCCGGTCAGCAGCGTCCGGTCACCGCGGAGCGCGGTGCGGACCACGCCCGAGCGGGCGGAGGCCTGGAGGCCGGTGAGGTCGTCGCGGCCGAATCTGGCCGACCAGAAGGGTGCCAGGGCGGTGTGCGCGCTGCCGGTCACCGGGTCCTCGTCGATGCCGACGCGGGGGAAGAAGCCGCGCGACACGAAGTCGTAGCCGGCCCCGGGGTCCTCGGCGGCAGCCGTCGCAATGATGCCGCGCCGGGACCGGGCGGCGAGCCCGGCGAAGTCGGGCCGGAGCGCCCGGACGGTCGCCTCGTCCGCCAGTTCCACCAGCAGATCGCCGATGTGCTCTCCCGTGTCGTGGACGGAGAGCGGTCGCGCGCCGAGCGCCTCCGCCAGACCTGGCGGAGCGGAGGCCGGTGTCAGTGGTGCCGTCGGGAAGTCCAGCGTGATCGTGCCGTCGGGGTGGGCCGTGGTGCCCAGGACTCCGGCGCGCGTCGAGAAGCGCACCGTGCCGCTCGCCGTCCCCGTGGTGTGCAGGACGTGTGCGGTGGCGAGTGTGGCGTGCCCGCAGAGATCCACCTCGGTG from Streptomyces sp. B1I3 includes:
- a CDS encoding glutamate-cysteine ligase family protein, translated to MGEKVVAGAFDLSDPQTYRKKLTQCLEGLERLLSEGRFDRPRNLMGLEIELNLAGSDGMPRMRNAEVLRRIASRDFQTELGMFNLEVNILPHRLSGRVFDQLAEELRTGLAYAHRKAAEVDAGIMMIGILPTLGSDDVVSANLSDVDRYTLLNDQMAAARGEDFLLDIEGVERLVRTSASIAPESACTSVQLHLQVTPARFADVWNAAQAIAPVQIALGANSPFLFGKELWRESRPPLFQQATDVRPPELANQGVRPRTWFGERWIDSAYELFEENVRYFPPLLPICDDEDPLRVLDEGGAPTLAELVLHNGTVYRWNRPVYGLSGGVPHLRVENRVLPAGPTVTDVIANAAFYYGLVRALADESRPVWTRLPFEAAAENFDTACRHGIDAELLWPRPGRSGGVAKVPAVKLVRDELLPLAAAGLDAWNIEPADRDLYLGVIEERCRLRVNGASWQVDTYHRALDAGLEREGALAATTRRYGELMQAGEPVHTWPVGFPAP
- a CDS encoding CPBP family intramembrane glutamic endopeptidase; the protein is MAESIPHEGVSRRILRTEMLLVLALSLGASGVSALISFIGSLTKPGGLKDQAATLNGSYAPGRPWLDLAWQLFGIATALVPVALVAHLLVREGAGLRSLGADRSRPWPDLGRGALVAAGIGSAGLAFYLAARAGGFNLTVVPESLPEVWWKFPVLILSALQNAVLEEVIVVGYLVRRLGQLGWTPMAALVASSVLRGSYHLYQGIGGFIGNVVMGVVFVLLYRRWGRVGPLIVAHALLDIGAFVGYALLAGEVSWLPTP
- a CDS encoding PhzF family phenazine biosynthesis protein, with protein sequence MRIRIVDAFTDRPFAGNPAGVLLLDAGPFPEAGRLQRIASEVNLSETAFAHPLPPGGDADWALRWFTPATEVDLCGHATLATAHVLHTTGTASGTVRFSTRAGVLGTTAHPDGTITLDFPTAPLTPASAPPGLAEALGARPLSVHDTGEHIGDLLVELADEATVRALRPDFAGLAARSRRGIIATAAAEDPGAGYDFVSRGFFPRVGIDEDPVTGSAHTALAPFWSARFGRDDLTGLQASARSGVVRTALRGDRTLLTGSAVTVVDGELLPGL